One genomic window of Spirochaetae bacterium HGW-Spirochaetae-1 includes the following:
- a CDS encoding long-chain fatty acid--CoA ligase: protein MDNQHLASMIRKSIEMHSERTALRAKVDGVWQSTSYRELGQKIDAMAGALLGLNVKEGEMVGIFSGNKPQWPVCDFAILSIRGVTVPIYGTNTAKQAEYIIDDASIRICFAGDQVQYDKLKFVIKKSKTLNKIIAMDDKINISDDDSLYFSDLLKKGMENPRTGDIRALLEAATSDDLATLIYTSGTTGDPKGVMLAHSNFAHQLRAVDAGFNITEKERSLCFLPLSHVYERSWSYVVFSHGGENNYLEDTKKILEYLSEVRPTAMVSVPRLYEKIYSTVHDRLEKGSAFKRALFHWSFNAGQKYANRKKDKKFVGPILGIKHAIADKLVLSKMRDVVGGPKNFFSAGGAPLAKEIEEFFFAAGLLVVQGYGLSETSPLISFNAPAHFKFGTVGRIVSEVQVRIDDETGEIQVKGPNVMKGYYNKPEDTKEAFTADGYMKTGDVGIIDRDGYLRITDRIKDLIITSGGKNIAPLHIETLVGMDHYIEQICTIGDKRKYVSALIIPNFPALEDYAKEKGITYTSREDLVKNDQVILFYKDRIDANSRELAQYEKIKAFTILAKEFTQDGGELTPTQKIKRKVVMEKYRDLVEKMYPAE, encoded by the coding sequence ATGGATAACCAACATTTAGCTTCAATGATTCGGAAAAGTATTGAAATGCACAGTGAAAGGACTGCCTTGCGGGCCAAGGTGGACGGAGTCTGGCAATCGACTTCCTACAGGGAACTGGGGCAGAAAATTGATGCCATGGCAGGCGCTCTTCTCGGCCTGAATGTGAAGGAAGGAGAGATGGTGGGGATATTTTCCGGGAATAAACCCCAGTGGCCTGTATGTGATTTCGCTATTTTAAGCATCCGCGGCGTCACGGTTCCCATATATGGAACCAACACGGCAAAACAGGCCGAGTATATAATCGATGACGCGTCTATCAGGATATGTTTTGCCGGTGACCAGGTGCAGTACGATAAACTGAAGTTCGTCATAAAGAAATCGAAAACCTTGAATAAAATCATCGCCATGGATGATAAAATAAATATAAGCGATGATGATTCCCTGTATTTCAGCGATCTCCTTAAAAAGGGAATGGAAAATCCCCGGACCGGCGATATCAGGGCCCTTCTGGAAGCGGCAACCTCCGATGACCTGGCAACACTGATCTATACATCGGGAACCACGGGTGATCCCAAGGGGGTCATGCTGGCGCACTCCAATTTTGCTCACCAGCTCAGGGCCGTAGATGCCGGTTTCAATATCACCGAGAAAGAACGGTCACTCTGTTTTCTCCCCCTGAGTCATGTCTATGAAAGAAGCTGGTCCTATGTGGTGTTTTCCCACGGCGGCGAGAACAATTACCTGGAGGATACGAAGAAGATACTGGAATATCTCAGCGAGGTCAGGCCCACTGCCATGGTAAGTGTTCCCAGGCTGTATGAAAAAATTTATTCCACAGTCCATGACCGTCTCGAGAAGGGATCGGCGTTTAAACGGGCCCTTTTTCACTGGTCCTTCAACGCGGGGCAGAAATATGCCAACAGGAAGAAGGATAAAAAATTTGTGGGACCCATACTGGGCATCAAGCATGCTATCGCTGATAAACTGGTTTTAAGTAAAATGAGAGATGTGGTGGGCGGACCCAAGAACTTTTTTTCAGCCGGAGGGGCACCACTGGCAAAAGAGATCGAAGAGTTCTTTTTTGCCGCCGGCCTGCTGGTGGTCCAGGGATATGGTCTCTCCGAGACATCGCCTCTTATATCATTCAATGCACCGGCCCATTTCAAGTTCGGTACCGTGGGACGTATCGTGAGCGAGGTGCAGGTCCGCATAGACGACGAAACCGGAGAGATCCAGGTGAAGGGACCCAATGTGATGAAAGGGTATTACAACAAACCCGAAGATACAAAAGAAGCCTTTACGGCCGATGGATATATGAAAACCGGCGATGTGGGAATCATTGACCGGGATGGATATCTCCGGATAACCGACAGGATCAAGGATCTCATCATAACATCGGGAGGCAAGAACATCGCTCCCCTTCACATTGAGACACTGGTGGGCATGGACCATTACATCGAGCAGATCTGCACCATTGGGGATAAAAGAAAATATGTAAGCGCTCTCATCATTCCCAACTTCCCGGCCCTTGAGGATTATGCGAAGGAAAAGGGCATAACCTATACGTCGCGGGAGGACCTGGTGAAGAACGATCAGGTCATACTTTTTTACAAGGATAGAATTGACGCCAATTCCCGGGAGCTGGCGCAGTATGAAAAGATAAAGGCCTTTACCATCCTGGCGAAGGAATTTACCCAGGATGGCGGGGAACTCACACCGACACAGAAAATCAAACGCAAGGTCGTTATGGAGAAATACCGCGATCTCGTCGAGAAAATGTATCCTGCAGAATAG